A section of the Caldisericaceae bacterium genome encodes:
- the trpS gene encoding tryptophan--tRNA ligase, whose protein sequence is MDVVVTGMRSTGPLHIGHLVGVIDNLKKLQENYKSYFFIADLHVLTTNYENVSDFKKNRIEVMLDWLASGVDPNKATLFIQSKVPAHTYLHLLLSMIVPVSWLERNPTVKEMIRDLALSENASYGLLGYPVLMASDIILYKAKFVPVGKDQLPHLEMTREMVRRFNFLYGDLFVEPQALLTNFPNVIGIDGKKMSKSLDNDIKISDTEEETTKKIMSAITDPQKIRLHDKGHPEICTVFTYHKIFNPEEATSIETDCKNGTLGCVACKKNLAKKLNERLKGIREKREALKKDLDTVIDIFETGSKTASEVANATLEEALQKMNLK, encoded by the coding sequence ATGGATGTTGTAGTTACAGGCATGCGTTCAACAGGACCACTCCATATAGGCCATCTTGTAGGAGTTATTGACAATTTAAAAAAATTACAGGAAAACTACAAAAGCTACTTTTTTATTGCTGATTTACATGTTTTAACGACAAATTATGAAAATGTATCCGATTTCAAAAAAAACCGTATCGAGGTAATGCTTGACTGGCTTGCTTCAGGAGTTGACCCAAACAAGGCAACTTTATTTATTCAATCAAAGGTGCCTGCTCATACATATTTACATTTACTTCTTTCGATGATTGTTCCTGTATCTTGGCTTGAAAGAAATCCAACAGTAAAAGAAATGATAAGAGATCTTGCGCTTTCAGAAAATGCGTCTTATGGTTTGCTTGGGTATCCAGTCCTTATGGCATCTGATATTATTTTATACAAGGCAAAATTTGTCCCAGTTGGTAAAGATCAGCTTCCACATCTTGAAATGACTAGAGAAATGGTAAGAAGATTCAATTTTCTTTACGGAGACCTTTTTGTAGAACCCCAGGCATTACTTACAAATTTTCCAAATGTGATAGGGATAGATGGCAAAAAGATGTCAAAAAGTTTAGATAACGATATAAAGATAAGTGATACAGAGGAAGAAACAACCAAAAAGATAATGAGTGCAATAACAGACCCGCAAAAAATTAGATTACACGATAAAGGACATCCAGAAATCTGCACTGTTTTCACATATCATAAGATCTTTAACCCTGAAGAAGCAACAAGTATCGAAACAGACTGTAAGAATGGCACTCTTGGATGCGTTGCCTGCAAAAAAAATCTTGCAAAAAAACTTAACGAAAGATTGAAAGGTATTAGAGAAAAAAGAGAAGCTTTAAAAAAGGATTTAGACACCGTCATTGATATTTTTGAGACTGGTAGTAAAACTGCTTCAGAAGTAGCAAACGCCACTCTTGAAGAAGCACTACAGAAAATGAACCTAAAATGA
- a CDS encoding segregation/condensation protein A has protein sequence MMLLDLLDEAKRNKKILLKVSLIELINKELNNLDIENLEEKVFTIAILIELKSEMLLYLFGLNTTKKKNFENESDVIEIVEILEKTFKDKIERSAFIEKVSSNEIPLNRLSKIVKEILERENYYEKGVIENNNISLIEVMEKLKEKLKTHLEIDFKKLMEECTSKLEIIVTFLAVLILAKNRFLTITQEGSFSPIILKLNG, from the coding sequence ATGATGCTTTTAGACTTATTAGACGAAGCTAAAAGAAATAAAAAAATACTTCTTAAAGTTTCACTAATTGAACTAATTAATAAAGAGTTAAATAACCTTGATATTGAAAACCTTGAAGAAAAAGTTTTTACAATAGCGATACTAATTGAGCTTAAGTCAGAAATGCTTCTATACCTTTTTGGCTTAAATACCACCAAAAAGAAAAATTTTGAGAATGAAAGTGATGTAATTGAAATTGTTGAAATACTTGAAAAAACTTTCAAAGATAAGATAGAAAGAAGCGCTTTTATTGAAAAAGTTTCTTCAAACGAGATTCCACTTAACCGACTTTCAAAAATAGTAAAAGAGATACTTGAAAGAGAGAACTACTATGAAAAAGGTGTTATAGAGAACAACAACATCTCTCTTATAGAAGTCATGGAGAAACTTAAAGAAAAACTTAAAACTCATCTTGAGATAGATTTTAAAAAGCTGATGGAAGAGTGCACTTCAAAACTTGAAATAATTGTTACATTTCTTGCTGTTCTTATACTTGCAAAAAATAGGTTTTTAACAATTACACAAGAAGGCAGTTTTTCGCCAATCATATTAAAGTTAAATGGATAA
- a CDS encoding site-2 protease family protein, giving the protein MKKINTKYGDENMDLTNIKDVLASLIILIPAVLITLTIHEFGHAYAAYKLGDTTAKEEGRLSLNPLRHIDPIGLLSLVIFRFGWGKPVPVDFTALRNLKKGMIIVSLAGPFANLLIAGVFSLIYRFMISRPFALSYLGYFISLIQYTIMLSIYLAIFNLIPIPPLDGSKIVFALTKNPLRFIYDDALNYYGIIFLVILLAIPIFKFDQLLMQIAGPILKFLIP; this is encoded by the coding sequence ATGAAAAAAATAAATACTAAGTATGGAGATGAAAATATGGATTTAACAAATATTAAAGATGTGTTAGCAAGCTTGATTATACTGATACCTGCAGTGCTTATAACACTTACAATTCATGAGTTTGGCCATGCGTATGCAGCATACAAATTAGGAGATACAACAGCAAAAGAAGAAGGAAGGCTATCTTTAAACCCGTTAAGGCATATTGACCCAATTGGACTTTTATCTCTTGTAATATTCCGTTTCGGTTGGGGAAAACCAGTTCCAGTTGATTTTACTGCACTCAGAAACCTTAAAAAAGGGATGATCATCGTTTCCCTTGCAGGTCCTTTTGCAAATCTTCTTATTGCAGGAGTGTTTTCCCTTATTTACAGATTTATGATCTCACGCCCCTTTGCGCTATCGTATCTTGGTTATTTCATAAGTTTAATCCAATACACAATTATGTTAAGTATTTATCTTGCCATTTTTAATCTAATTCCTATTCCTCCACTTGACGGATCGAAAATTGTTTTTGCGTTAACAAAAAACCCCTTACGTTTCATTTATGATGATGCTCTAAACTACTACGGAATAATTTTCCTTGTCATACTACTTGCAATTCCTATATTTAAATTTGATCAACTTTTAATGCAAATTGCAGGACCTATTCTTAAATTTCTTATACCTTAA